From Parus major isolate Abel chromosome 1A, Parus_major1.1, whole genome shotgun sequence, the proteins below share one genomic window:
- the LOC107204297 gene encoding histone H1.11L-like: MSESAPAPAAEAAPAAPAPAAKAAAKKPKKAASGSKARKPAGPSVTELITKAVSASKERKGLSLAALKKALAAGGYDVEKNNSRIKLGLKSLVSKGTLVQTKGTGASGSFRISKKPGEAKEKASMKEKTKPRKPAAKKPASAAKKAVTAKKSPKKVKPVARKAAKSPKKATKAVKPKKAVVAAKSPAKAKVVKPKSAKPKAAKAKAAPKK, from the coding sequence ATGTCCGAGAGCGCGCCCGCTCCCGCTGCTGAGGCAGCGCCCGCCgccccggcccccgccgccAAGGCCGCCGCCAAGAAGCCGAAGAAGGCGGCGAGCGGCTCCAAAGCCCGCAAGCCCGCGGGGCCCAGCGTCACCGAGCTCATCACCAAGGCCGTGTCCGCCTCCAAGGAGCGCAAGGGGCTCTCCCTCGCCGCGCTCAAGAAGGCGCTGGCCGCCGGCGGCTACGATGTGGAGAAGAACAACAGCCGCATCAAGCTGGGGCTCAAGAGCCTCGTCAGCAAGGGCACCCTGGTGCAGACCAAGGGCACCGGCGCCTCCGGCTCCTTCCGCATCAGCAAGAAACCCggggaagcaaaagaaaaggcttctatgaaggaaaaaaccaagcCCAGGAAGCCGGCGGCAAAGAAGCCTGCCAGCGCTGCCAAGAAGGCGGTGACAGCTAAGAAGAGCCCCAAGAAAGTTAAGCCGGTAGCCAGGAAAGCAGCGAAGAGTCCCAAGAAGGCGACAAAGGCTGTCAAGCCCAAGAAAGCGGTGGTAGCAGCGAAGAGCCCGGCTAAAGCAAAGGTGGTGAAGCCGAAGTCAGCCAAGCCGAAAGCTGCTAAGGCGAAGGCAGCGCCCAAGAAGTAA